The proteins below come from a single Chitinophaga pinensis DSM 2588 genomic window:
- a CDS encoding beta-L-arabinofuranosidase domain-containing protein, translated as MKITAIIPLFVMGFSCVVTGQTRRHTTQVQQYIANRAPLQEKPYIELPLGSIEPQGWLRTMLVNQKNGATGQLDKLYPLVMNHRNGWLGGDGDQWERGPYWIDGLLPLAYILKDTALIAKVKPWIEWSIRSQQPDGYFGPATDYPAEPGLQRDNSRDWWPKMVMLKVLKQYYSATGDKRVITLLTNYFRYQLNELPKHPLDHWSFWGKYRGGDNLMVVYWLYNITGDKFLLDLAELVHKQTFDYTEAFLHGDLLRRPFSIHGVNLAQGIKEPGIYYQQHPEKKYLDALQTGFKDLRFYNGMAHGLYGGDEALHGNNPTQGSELCTAVEMMFSLESILEITGDVAYADHLEKIAFNALPAQVFENFIDRQYFQQANQVMATRYVRNFDQNHAGTDVCYGLLTGYPCCTSNMHQGWPKFTQNLWYATADKGIAALVYAPSTVTTYVGEQTPVSFKEETAYPFGESVRFTFSTSKKTSAVSFPFHLRVPAWCKQATIKVNGQVFQQSPGNQIVKIERSWKSGDIVELILPMHISQSRWYENSVSVERGPVTYALKMGESVKKVAVEKEAVAFGNAYYEVHPTTPWNYALLEVPEDQLQLWYAVEKKDSLVSYPWNQEHAPIVIRTKAKRIPSWSLYNEMTGPVPFSMMWGLETMPAEEITLIPYGCTKLRVSQFPMVWRQ; from the coding sequence ATGAAGATCACTGCTATTATTCCACTATTTGTTATGGGCTTCTCCTGCGTCGTTACAGGTCAGACGAGGAGGCATACCACACAGGTCCAACAGTACATTGCTAATCGTGCTCCACTGCAGGAAAAACCTTACATCGAACTGCCCCTTGGTTCCATTGAACCACAGGGATGGCTGCGCACAATGCTTGTTAATCAGAAAAACGGCGCTACCGGACAACTTGATAAGTTGTACCCCCTGGTCATGAATCACAGAAATGGCTGGCTGGGTGGTGATGGCGACCAATGGGAACGTGGTCCTTACTGGATTGATGGTTTATTACCATTGGCTTACATCCTTAAAGACACCGCGCTGATCGCCAAAGTAAAGCCCTGGATTGAATGGTCTATCAGGAGTCAGCAACCGGACGGCTACTTTGGTCCTGCTACCGATTATCCGGCAGAACCGGGCCTGCAACGCGATAATAGTCGCGATTGGTGGCCCAAGATGGTCATGCTCAAAGTGCTGAAGCAATATTACTCGGCTACAGGCGACAAACGTGTGATTACCCTGCTGACCAACTATTTCCGCTATCAGCTGAACGAACTGCCGAAACATCCGCTTGATCATTGGTCTTTCTGGGGAAAGTACCGTGGTGGCGATAATCTGATGGTCGTTTACTGGTTGTACAACATCACCGGAGATAAATTCCTCCTGGATCTCGCAGAGCTGGTGCATAAGCAGACCTTCGACTATACCGAAGCCTTCCTGCATGGCGATCTGTTGCGCAGACCATTCAGTATCCACGGTGTTAATCTGGCACAGGGTATTAAAGAACCGGGTATCTATTATCAGCAACATCCGGAGAAGAAATATTTGGATGCCTTGCAGACGGGCTTCAAAGATCTGCGTTTTTATAACGGGATGGCGCATGGTCTGTATGGTGGTGATGAAGCCTTACATGGTAACAATCCTACACAGGGTTCAGAGCTTTGTACGGCGGTAGAGATGATGTTTTCCCTGGAAAGCATCCTGGAGATCACCGGAGATGTGGCCTATGCAGATCACCTGGAGAAAATTGCCTTTAACGCTTTACCTGCACAGGTCTTTGAAAACTTTATAGACCGCCAGTATTTTCAGCAGGCCAATCAGGTAATGGCGACCCGTTACGTGCGTAACTTTGATCAGAATCATGCAGGCACAGATGTTTGCTATGGTTTGCTGACGGGTTATCCCTGCTGTACTTCAAATATGCATCAGGGTTGGCCGAAGTTCACACAAAACCTCTGGTACGCTACGGCTGACAAAGGCATTGCCGCATTAGTTTATGCACCAAGTACGGTGACTACCTATGTAGGTGAACAAACACCGGTGTCTTTTAAAGAAGAAACAGCCTATCCATTCGGGGAATCCGTTCGTTTCACTTTTTCTACCAGTAAGAAGACAAGTGCAGTTTCCTTCCCGTTTCATCTGCGTGTACCTGCCTGGTGTAAACAGGCTACCATCAAGGTAAACGGGCAGGTATTCCAGCAGTCGCCAGGTAATCAGATCGTAAAAATAGAGCGTAGCTGGAAATCGGGAGACATCGTAGAATTGATACTTCCTATGCATATTTCACAAAGCAGATGGTATGAAAACTCGGTGTCTGTTGAACGTGGTCCGGTGACTTATGCATTGAAGATGGGAGAATCTGTTAAGAAAGTGGCCGTTGAGAAAGAAGCGGTGGCATTTGGTAACGCTTATTATGAAGTGCATCCCACTACACCATGGAATTACGCGTTGCTGGAAGTACCGGAAGATCAGCTGCAACTATGGTATGCAGTGGAAAAGAAGGACAGTCTGGTCAGCTATCCATGGAATCAGGAACATGCACCGATAGTGATCCGTACAAAAGCGAAGCGTATCCCTTCATGGAGTCTTTACAATGAAATGACGGGCCCTGTTCCATTCTCTATGATGTGGGGATTGGAGACAATGCCGGCCGAAGAAATTACACTTATTCCATACGGTTGTACCAAACTGCGTGTATCGCAGTTCCCGATGGTATGGAGGCAGTAG
- a CDS encoding pyridoxal-dependent decarboxylase produces the protein MKQPSNSKKLFARQLQQQQNEILSKLRVKGTGSDDLAGWFLGPKAENTELLHHLIQRAMDNHCNDRKNLYPNDPVYVTEEMKQTPEYQETVRVLQHKLDVLLEELKGSVPFWSYRWQSHMNWDTTLPSMVGYFGTMLYNPNNVAAEASPVTTVLEMIVGDELCKMLGYNITDNNPAIPKAWGHITCDGSIANNEAMWAARNLKYYSISLAAAIKDTPELSQAGALQLTLANGTITTIGAASSWDLLNLSVDEVLSIPDRLQSEFNINLDLLTQILNNYSIQNIGFDGINKFLDSGIQSPSMMAASTCHYSWPKSAAVLGLGANNLIKVYVDENARLHIGRLREELQKSLDRKSPVLMVVAVIGSTEESAVDPLKDIVAVREEFRQKGLNFVIHGDAAWGGYFASILRQPEHEVLSKRALLYTPTLTMNDYVTEQYANIQECDSITIDPHKAGYIPYPAGGLCYKNGAMRNLVAFTAPVVYHGGIDPTVGIYGLEGSKPGAAAAAAYLSHQVIPLDQSGYGQILGKCLFNSKRLYSAFITMAEPDDPFIIVPFQRLPAEKHGEDPQKIKEQYDFIKNEIVPKTNEEIMSNAEAVELLPELGSDQIIITYTFNFKENGVLNKDVDKLNELNLNIFQALSLSPGEHDHPSKTPMYVTQSQFDNDSYGKSFVNSYKERLGISTDNDEPVNILISTTMNPWLTDTADGNFIPELVKALRQTVLEQVEKVVGAMELA, from the coding sequence ATGAAACAACCTTCTAATTCGAAGAAACTATTTGCACGTCAGCTGCAACAACAACAAAACGAGATTCTATCCAAACTACGCGTCAAAGGCACTGGTTCTGATGACCTGGCCGGCTGGTTCCTTGGCCCTAAAGCAGAAAACACGGAGTTATTACACCATTTGATCCAGCGTGCTATGGACAATCACTGTAATGACCGTAAAAACCTGTATCCTAATGACCCGGTGTATGTAACAGAAGAAATGAAACAGACACCTGAATATCAGGAAACAGTCAGGGTATTACAACATAAACTGGACGTGCTCCTGGAAGAATTAAAAGGCTCCGTACCTTTCTGGAGCTATCGCTGGCAGTCGCATATGAACTGGGATACCACCTTACCTAGTATGGTTGGTTACTTCGGCACGATGTTGTACAATCCGAATAACGTGGCAGCAGAAGCATCACCGGTAACAACGGTACTGGAGATGATCGTTGGGGATGAACTGTGTAAGATGCTTGGTTACAACATCACTGATAATAATCCGGCTATACCGAAAGCCTGGGGGCATATTACCTGTGATGGTTCTATTGCCAATAACGAGGCGATGTGGGCAGCCCGTAACCTGAAATATTATTCCATCAGTCTCGCCGCCGCTATCAAGGATACGCCTGAATTATCCCAGGCCGGTGCCCTGCAATTAACACTGGCCAATGGTACTATTACCACAATTGGCGCAGCCAGCAGCTGGGATCTGCTGAATCTTTCCGTGGATGAAGTATTAAGTATTCCCGACAGACTACAATCTGAGTTCAATATCAATCTCGATCTGCTCACACAGATACTGAACAACTACAGTATACAGAACATCGGATTTGATGGTATCAATAAATTCCTGGATAGTGGCATTCAGTCACCATCTATGATGGCAGCTTCTACCTGTCACTATTCCTGGCCTAAATCAGCGGCGGTACTGGGTCTGGGGGCTAATAACCTGATCAAGGTATATGTAGATGAAAATGCGCGGCTGCATATTGGTCGACTGAGAGAAGAATTGCAAAAATCACTGGACAGGAAAAGTCCGGTACTGATGGTGGTAGCGGTAATCGGCAGCACAGAAGAAAGTGCAGTTGATCCGCTGAAAGACATCGTGGCTGTAAGAGAAGAGTTCAGACAAAAAGGACTGAACTTCGTCATACACGGCGATGCTGCATGGGGTGGATATTTCGCGTCTATACTGAGACAACCGGAACACGAGGTACTTTCCAAACGCGCATTATTGTATACGCCTACGCTCACCATGAATGACTATGTCACCGAGCAGTATGCGAATATTCAGGAGTGCGACTCTATTACGATCGATCCGCATAAAGCGGGATATATTCCTTATCCTGCCGGTGGGCTGTGTTATAAAAACGGCGCTATGCGTAACCTGGTAGCCTTTACGGCGCCGGTGGTATATCATGGGGGCATTGATCCTACAGTGGGCATCTACGGATTGGAAGGCTCCAAACCTGGCGCCGCTGCAGCTGCTGCTTATCTGAGTCACCAGGTGATTCCGCTGGACCAGAGTGGTTACGGACAGATACTTGGTAAATGCTTATTCAACAGTAAACGCCTGTACAGTGCCTTTATTACGATGGCAGAACCGGATGATCCGTTTATCATTGTACCATTCCAGCGTCTGCCGGCTGAAAAGCACGGGGAAGATCCGCAGAAAATAAAGGAACAATATGATTTCATCAAAAACGAGATCGTTCCAAAAACCAATGAGGAGATCATGTCCAATGCAGAAGCTGTAGAATTATTGCCGGAACTGGGCAGTGATCAGATCATCATTACCTACACCTTCAACTTCAAGGAAAATGGTGTATTAAACAAAGATGTCGACAAACTGAATGAGCTGAACCTGAACATCTTCCAGGCACTGAGTCTTTCTCCGGGAGAACATGACCATCCGTCTAAAACACCGATGTATGTCACACAGTCACAGTTTGACAATGACTCTTATGGTAAATCATTTGTGAACAGCTATAAGGAAAGACTGGGCATATCTACAG
- a CDS encoding alginate lyase family protein codes for MKNLILLLLLLCCGAFIPSPPDKSIIAILRKQVLREAAWALQQVPETVTAQSCVRSAGGKHDFYSEGDYWWPVAGQPDSPYVQRDGMTNPDNFVAHRLAMIRFSRIIGALASAYRITGDQRYVIAAQVHLKAWFTDTATLMHPNLLYAQAIKGRFTGRGIGIIDTIHLMEVAQGVLVMQEATVFDKTLLADIRRWFVDYLQWLTSHPYAKDEMNAKNNHGTCWVMQVASFARFTGDTTLLQFCRKRYQEVLLPNQMAADGSFPLELARTKPYGYSLFNLDAMVTICQILSDEEHSLWTYQLPDGRTIHKGIEYLYPYVADKRKWPKKPDVMYWEEWPVAHPFLVFGANTWQQQTWLDTWKKLDHQPSNAEVVRNLPIRHPLIWL; via the coding sequence ATGAAAAACTTAATCCTATTACTGCTACTCCTCTGCTGCGGTGCATTTATACCATCTCCGCCTGATAAATCCATTATTGCAATATTGCGTAAGCAGGTATTGAGAGAAGCTGCCTGGGCTTTACAACAAGTCCCGGAAACGGTAACAGCACAAAGCTGTGTACGCAGCGCCGGTGGTAAACACGACTTTTATTCAGAAGGTGATTACTGGTGGCCGGTCGCTGGTCAGCCGGACAGCCCCTATGTACAAAGAGACGGTATGACCAACCCGGATAATTTTGTTGCACACCGGCTGGCCATGATACGGTTCAGCCGTATTATCGGCGCTCTGGCTTCCGCTTACCGTATTACCGGCGACCAACGATATGTCATCGCCGCACAGGTACACCTGAAAGCCTGGTTTACTGATACAGCGACGCTTATGCATCCTAACCTGTTATATGCACAGGCTATTAAAGGGCGTTTTACCGGCAGGGGGATTGGTATCATTGATACGATTCACCTGATGGAAGTGGCGCAGGGAGTATTGGTGATGCAGGAAGCCACTGTTTTCGATAAGACCTTACTGGCGGATATCAGGCGTTGGTTTGTGGATTATCTGCAATGGCTGACCAGCCATCCCTATGCAAAGGATGAAATGAATGCAAAGAATAACCATGGTACCTGCTGGGTAATGCAGGTGGCCAGTTTTGCCCGTTTTACCGGAGATACCACCTTATTACAGTTCTGCCGGAAAAGGTACCAGGAAGTCCTTTTACCTAATCAGATGGCTGCGGATGGCAGTTTCCCGCTGGAACTGGCCAGAACGAAACCTTATGGGTATTCGCTGTTTAACCTGGACGCCATGGTCACCATCTGCCAGATCCTCTCGGATGAAGAGCATTCCCTCTGGACATATCAGCTGCCTGATGGCAGGACGATCCATAAGGGAATCGAGTATTTGTATCCCTATGTGGCAGACAAGCGTAAATGGCCTAAAAAGCCCGATGTAATGTATTGGGAGGAATGGCCGGTAGCACATCCATTTCTGGTATTTGGAGCAAATACCTGGCAGCAGCAAACCTGGTTGGATACCTGGAAGAAGCTGGATCACCAGCCTTCCAATGCAGAAGTAGTGAGAAATTTACCTATCAGGCATCCATTGATATGGTTATAG